AATTGCTGGGTAGGGGACTTCTGCGTTTCGGCTTCTTTTACCAGTTTTACCAGACGCGATAAAGTAGAATCCTTCGCTTCCTTAATTACTTTTACTTCTAATACGCTGCTACCGTTAATGGTGCCCGAAAACACCCGGTGCTCGGCAGGGATTTTATTTTCATCTTTGTAATTTAATGAGGGATCCTCTACCGGCCTTTTGTCTACCGGCACACTTTCACCCGTAATAGGCGCCTGATTTACACTGCTGGTTCCTTTCACTACAACGCCATCAGCAGAAATTTTGCTGTTGGGTTTAATAATAATCACATCCCCTCGCTTAAGGGCTTCCACCGGCACCTCTTCCTGTCGGTCACCGCGGCGTACCAGCGCTGTCTTTGGGGCAAGGTCAGCCAGGGCGGCAATCGATTTCCGGGCTTTGTTCATCGCATAATGCTCCAGCGCATGACCTATGCTAAACAAGAAGAGCAATAAAGCACCTTCGGCCCATTCTCCTAAAGCAGCCGCTCCTATGGCGGCTACGAGCATCAAAAAGTCAATTTCAAAATTTCCCTTTGCAACAGCTTCTATGGCTTCTTTTGCGGTGTAATAGCCCCCAAAAAAATAGGCACCAATGTACAGGGCCAGCGGTATCCAATAAGATATGCCTTCAATAAAACTTAGACCAAAGCCGATTCCCAGGAGAGATCCACATATGATAGCAAAGATCAATTCTGTATTGGCTCCAAAGATTCCCCCATGGGTATGCTCATGGCCTTCTTCTTCGTGTTTGTGTTCACTCTGCTCTTTACTGGAAGGTCGGTCAGATTTTCCCTGTTTTTCCACCCTTTCCAGGATTTCCAGGTCATTCTTTCGAATAGCTTCTTTTATGGCTTCTTCATTTGTTTGAGTCCGATCGAATTCCACACGAATAGTACCGGAACCGGAAACCTGCGCATCGATCACCCCTTTTGTGTCACTTATGTGGGCTGTCAAGGTACGTGCATGGCGCTGGTGGCGCACCCCTTCCACTTCATATACGACGTGGCTGAACTGATCGGTTAGTTTCGCCCCGGAATTACGGGCTATTTCCTGCACCCGCTCGAGAGTAATGATTTCAGGCTGAAAATGGATGCAGAGTTTACTTTCTCCAGCCGTGGTGTTATCCTTAACATGTACCTTGTCAATTCCTTCTCTTCCTTCCAGCATATCCATTATTCTGGAAACGCAATGATCCTTTTCATCCGGAACATCGGGAAGCAGTACGGGTATATCTAATTCTATTTTTTTCATTAATTGAAGAATAGTGTATAAATGTCATCGGTACTTAAAGATAACCATTTCATCACAAAAGAGGCTGGGAATAAACCTTATGACTTTCTTAAAAAAAGGAGATATCCATGACGGATAGAGTGGTGCGTGCTCAGTCACTCCAGCTTTTTCTATTGTTTTATACTTGAGAAATTCGTTTTAAACGGAAAAGAAAAGATACTTCAACTTTCACTGAACAAACATTTTTTCCATTCCCAATGAAATCTATTACAGCAATTAGGAGTTAGAAATAACATTTTACCTCCCCAGTTTCAAAATCCTTATGGCACCACGAGTCACTATCATAAATACAATAGCACCAATAATAAGATCGGGTAGTTTAGATTCTGTAAAATAAACAAGGACACCGGCCACAATTACACCTGCATTGATGATAATATCATTCGAGGTAAAGATCATGCTGGCCTGCATATGGGCTTCCTTGCTTTTTGATCTTTGCAGGAGGTAAAGAGAGAACGAATTCGCCAGTAAGGCCAGTATGGAGACGATGATCATGGTTCGGAATTCCGGTAGTTCCTCCATCCCTATGAACCTGCGGATTACCTCAGCGATCCCGACGATAGCCAGCGTTAATTGGAAATAGCCACTGAGACTGGCAGTTCTTTTCTTCCTCTTCACGGTACTTCCGATAGCAAAAAGGCTTAACCCGTATACCAGGGCATCCGCCAGCATATCCAGAGAATCGGCTACGAGACCCATCGAGTCTGAAAGTAAGCCTGTAGTAATTTCAATTACAAAAAACGCAAAATTGATTCCCAGCACAGTCCAGAGCATCTTTTTTTGCCCTGTATTCTCTGCCAGCATCAGTTCTTCTTCCTCTTCAGCAGCTTTTTCTTTCTTTAAAATGGAAGACCCCAGATTTAGGGATTCGAAAGACTCTCTTATTTTTTCCAGCTCGCCCTCATGTAATATCATGACCTGCCGGTTCGGAATATCAAAATCAAGAAATTTTACAGCTTCTATATTATCAAGTTTCATTCGAATTAGATTCTCCTCAGAAGGACAATCCATTTGATTTACCCGAAAAGTTGTTTTATTCATAAGTCATTCCTAAAAAGTTAAACCACTCCGTAATGCTCTGAGTCTTTATAACCTGGTTTCCCTTGCATAGGGCATTTCACTTTTATTCTTTTTTAAACAATGAACATTCTTCCTTATCGAGCTCCAGCTGCAAGGTATGATGGCTAAAATCCCACTCTTCTACAGCACCTATTGCCTTTTGCCTTATTTCATCTATTTGATCATACTCGCTGATTTTTTCCAGTACCAGGTGTGCTGTTAATACGTGGTGTTCTCCATCTAAAGACCAGACGTGGGTATGATGCACTGAGCTTACATTCGCAACCTGCTGTAACTTCTCCCTAACTTCTTGTAGATCAACTCCTTCAGGTACTCCCTGTAGCATTAAGTAGAGGGTATCTTTCAGCCTTCCGCCGACGCCCCACAAGATATAAAGCGTTATGCCCAGCGAGAGAATAGGATCCAAAATATACCAGTCTTTAAACTGGAGTATGATGGCCACGATTAGCACTGCCACCCAACCCAGTACATCTTCAAGGAGGTGCCAGCTTACTACTTTCTCGTTTAAGGTTTTGCCTCCACTTACTCTCCAGGCAGCATAGCCGTTTGCCAAAACTCCGAGTATAGCAAAGCCAATCATATACTTTGAATCAACAGCCTCCGGATTTTGGAGGCGGGAGATTGCTTCGTAAATAATATAAATAGAACCTGCTATAAGAACTACAGAATTAATTAAAGCACCCAAAAGTCTGAAGCGGGCATACCCGAAGCTAAAATCATCCGTAGCTCCCTTTTTTTGAGCCTTGGTTTCAATAAACCAGGCCAGCCCCAATGATAAACTATCTCCCAGATCATGAAGGGCATCAGAAATTATGGCAATACTGTTGGTAAGAAAACCTCCTATGATCTCCAGTATTGTAAAACCGAGATTGATAAAAAAGGCGAGCTTCAGGTTCTTTTTCGCACCTCCGTGATTGTGGTTATGATGATGCCCCATTTATAATCCGATCCATTTTTTAGCCGATTCCTTTTCGTTGAAATCAAAATATTTCACTTCAGAGGCTGTGAAAAGATCTGTAGCCTTTGCAGCCCACTTTTCCCATTTTTTATCACCTACGATAGCCATATCGCCATAATCAGAAAGATGGGCGGAATCAACTTTTAAATCTGCCAACAGTCCTTCCCACTCATATCCGTGAAAATCCTGCAGTTCCAGGTAAAAATCTACTTTTTCATGTTTGCTTAGAATTTGATGAATGAGGAGGTGTACCTTTTCAACATCTTCTTTTGAAACCTTGTCGCTGATCTTTGCGGCAATGAGATTATCTTTTTTCGAATTATATACCTGTATCATTTTTTCTAATGTTAAAATTGAACACCGATCGCTTTGAAGGTCTTTTGAACATAATTTAAAACCTAATTTCGTTCAGAAGACACTAAGATATTAAATGTGGCTCAACGCTGCTCTAGGATAATTGCCTTATAGACTCGCCTGTTTTTATACGATAGGCATCCACCACGTCAGAAACGTAAATCAGTCCATCGGCAGGCTCAGGCGTACGGGCTTTTTCGCTAATAAGCCGAACTACCTGCCCGGATTCTTCATCCTGACATACAAGTTCAAGCTTCACCACCGGGCTATCGGTAAAATGAAAGTCCAGGGAAGGAGCTGCGTTTTTGCTCTTATAGGCACCGGTGCCTTCGCCCTTTGACAAGGTTATGCTTTCAAAACCTGCATCCCGCAAGGATTCTACCACTACCTGTACTCTTTTTGGTTTTATAAATGCTTTGATTTCTTTCATCTCTTTTGTTTTAGTTTATTAAGGATGAACCCTCCGCGTTAACTAATTCAGAAAAAATTGTCCAGAGAGTCCATCCATTTTTTTACCTGGTTCCTAGTGTCCGTGGGAAGTCTGACTCTTCTTCATTTCAGCTATTAAATAATAGGCGTTGTTCCATGCTACCCGAGCTCCTTCAGGTAAAGGCTCCAACAACTTTATTTCAACCCAGCCTTCATTTTTTTCTCCTGTTTTTACTTCCACGGGTTTAAAGGACCATTCAGTTTCTCCATTTTCCTGCTCTTTTTCAGCAATAAAGATGTAGGACTTTCCTTCTTCCTCAACTACTGCACCTTCGGGCAAAGCCGTCACTTCTGTTCCCGCTCCTGTGATAATTCTGCCGTTAATATACATTCCCGGCACAAGATTTTTTGTATCCTCTTGTATCTCTGCATGAACATGAACTGCCTTAGGGTCCTGCTCAAATTTTTTACCGACAGAATATATCTTAGCAGTGTAAGTTTTACCCGGCATAGATTCCATTTTCAACAGGACTTTTTGTCCCTCTTTTACTTTATAGACATCTTTAGCAAAGACCATTAGATCGGCATGCACATGTTCTGTGTTAATTACCTCAAAAAGCTCGGTCTGTGGATCGACAAATTGTCCTACCTGTATTCCCACGTCTTCTATACTTCCTTGAATGGGACTTACTACAGGTATATTCTCAACTATGTTACCTTCCCTGATCCCTGAAATTTTGAGGTTTAATCTTCTTAGCTGCGATTCCAGACCTTTGACCTCTGCCTGTACAACCCGATAATCTGCCCGTGCCTGTTGCAACTGTCTACCAGATCCAACTCCTTTTTCATTGAGGGTTTGCTGACGTTCAAATTCTTTCTCCAGGAACTGCATACGATTATAGGCAGTCATATAATCAGTTTGTAATCTTGTAAGGTTGGGATGGGAAAGATAGGCCAGGACCTGACCCTTTCTCACATCATCCCCTTCAATTACTTCAATAGAAGTTATATTTGCTCCTATTACGGCAGTTACTGTTGCTTCATATTGCGGCGGTACTTCAAGTTGTCCTGTCGCAGCAATTGCATCTGAAAGGGGTTTTGTAGGTAAGGTATCTATTTCTATACCTAAACTATTGAACTTAAGTTCCGAGAGATGTACTTGTCCCATGCCTCCTTCTTCTGCATGATCTCCTTCTTCTTCAGCATGACCACCTTCTTCTTCAGCATGATCTTCGGTTTGCTCATCCCCAACTGTAGTTTTCTCTTCTTCACCTCCTCCATTACATGCAATAAACAGGGTGGTTGCAATTAACAGGGTGAATAATTTTATAACGTGTTTTTTCATTTCTTTATTCTTTAATCTATTAGTACCGGGTTATTCAGAAGTGTTTATATAATATTCAAGTTGGGAGCGGCTTTCGAGATAATTGCCCAATGCCTCCCAGGCATCAACCTCTATCCTTACGGCATCCCGAAGGGTTTGAAGGAAAGTGACATAATCAATCGCTCCCTCCCTGTATGCAAGAAGTGCCCCTTCCCGTTGTTCTATGGCTAAGGGAAGCGCCGCCTCCTGATAATACTGCCAGGAATTAAGCCACTTTAGGTATTCTTCGCGCGCTTCACTGTAAGCAGATTTTAGCTCCAACTGGGTTTGCTGTAGATTTGCCTCGGCTATCTCACGGTCTATCCTGGCGGCTTGGGTCCTCCCCAACTCGGGTCCAAACAACAAAGGAATACTTATGCCCACCTGATACTGGTAAAAACCAGTCTGCCCGTCGATCTTTTGACGTCCGTATTCCGCCTGGAATTTTGGAAAAAACTGTGACCGCCTTTCCTTGACAGTTGCGTCAGCCACCTCTATTTGTTGCTCATAAACATCGAGAAGGGGATGGTCTCCAAGAGGTTGTAGGAACTGCGAAAGGGGCTCAATGATTTCCTCGACAGGCACATCAGATACCGTAAAGAGATCATCACTGGCAAACCAGAGATTGAATCGCTGCAGGGCAGCTAGATAATCACGGTAAGCTTGTTCTTTTTGTATTTCCACCTCATTACCCTGATTCACCGTAGCCAGATATTCCAGCCGGGATATTGTTTCTGTTTCCAGTCTTATTTGAGCAGCTCTTTCAATATCTGTAAATGAGGAATCCAGACTTTGTAAGGTTTGATATGCATTTTTTGCAGCATATAACGATGCCCAAGCCTGACTCACCTCCAGTTCTACTTCGAGAATGGAAAGATCGAGAGCCTCTTCTGCTAAAGCCACTCTTGCTTTCTGCAGCCTCAGACGGGGAATGATACCAAAAATATCGATATCCTGTTGCTGCACCCCGATTTGGGTATACACACCGAGATCCGGATTATTTGAACCATCACTAAGTTCTTCTGCTCCTGTAAATATTGCGGTATTCCCAAGCTGCCATGCGGTTTTTTTCAAGGCTTCCTCACCTTCTATCTCTAGG
This Salinimicrobium tongyeongense DNA region includes the following protein-coding sequences:
- a CDS encoding heavy metal translocating P-type ATPase; the encoded protein is MKKIELDIPVLLPDVPDEKDHCVSRIMDMLEGREGIDKVHVKDNTTAGESKLCIHFQPEIITLERVQEIARNSGAKLTDQFSHVVYEVEGVRHQRHARTLTAHISDTKGVIDAQVSGSGTIRVEFDRTQTNEEAIKEAIRKNDLEILERVEKQGKSDRPSSKEQSEHKHEEEGHEHTHGGIFGANTELIFAIICGSLLGIGFGLSFIEGISYWIPLALYIGAYFFGGYYTAKEAIEAVAKGNFEIDFLMLVAAIGAAALGEWAEGALLLFLFSIGHALEHYAMNKARKSIAALADLAPKTALVRRGDRQEEVPVEALKRGDVIIIKPNSKISADGVVVKGTSSVNQAPITGESVPVDKRPVEDPSLNYKDENKIPAEHRVFSGTINGSSVLEVKVIKEAKDSTLSRLVKLVKEAETQKSPTQQFTDKFEKYFVPSVLTLVVLLLFAFLVIDETFGDSFYRAMAVLVAASPCALAISTPSAVLSGVARAARGGVLIKGGRPLEDLGELTALAFDKTGTLTEGKPKLTVVAPHGGVSEEELLIVAIAVEKLSDHPLAAAVVKGGKERLSGISIEEAKNLQSVTGRGVKAEFRGEEVFIGNKGLFEEELNIQLPPDLSAKLKEVESGGNTAMILRKGSSFLGIIGLMDTPKDEAKSVIKRLKKIGIRRMIMLTGDNQQVADSVAAEIEITDAWGGLLPEDKVDAIKKLRQQENKVAMVGDGVNDAPAMAKSTVGIAMGAAGSDVALETADIALMADNLNDLPFAIGLSRRSKSIIKQNLWVSLGVTALLIPATIFSFAGIGIAVLIHEGSTLVVVGNALRLLAYKK
- a CDS encoding cation transporter, with amino-acid sequence MNKTTFRVNQMDCPSEENLIRMKLDNIEAVKFLDFDIPNRQVMILHEGELEKIRESFESLNLGSSILKKEKAAEEEEELMLAENTGQKKMLWTVLGINFAFFVIEITTGLLSDSMGLVADSLDMLADALVYGLSLFAIGSTVKRKKRTASLSGYFQLTLAIVGIAEVIRRFIGMEELPEFRTMIIVSILALLANSFSLYLLQRSKSKEAHMQASMIFTSNDIIINAGVIVAGVLVYFTESKLPDLIIGAIVFMIVTRGAIRILKLGR
- a CDS encoding cation diffusion facilitator family transporter, which produces MGHHHNHNHGGAKKNLKLAFFINLGFTILEIIGGFLTNSIAIISDALHDLGDSLSLGLAWFIETKAQKKGATDDFSFGYARFRLLGALINSVVLIAGSIYIIYEAISRLQNPEAVDSKYMIGFAILGVLANGYAAWRVSGGKTLNEKVVSWHLLEDVLGWVAVLIVAIILQFKDWYILDPILSLGITLYILWGVGGRLKDTLYLMLQGVPEGVDLQEVREKLQQVANVSSVHHTHVWSLDGEHHVLTAHLVLEKISEYDQIDEIRQKAIGAVEEWDFSHHTLQLELDKEECSLFKKE
- a CDS encoding STAS/SEC14 domain-containing protein; this translates as MIQVYNSKKDNLIAAKISDKVSKEDVEKVHLLIHQILSKHEKVDFYLELQDFHGYEWEGLLADLKVDSAHLSDYGDMAIVGDKKWEKWAAKATDLFTASEVKYFDFNEKESAKKWIGL
- a CDS encoding P-II family nitrogen regulator, with product MKEIKAFIKPKRVQVVVESLRDAGFESITLSKGEGTGAYKSKNAAPSLDFHFTDSPVVKLELVCQDEESGQVVRLISEKARTPEPADGLIYVSDVVDAYRIKTGESIRQLS
- a CDS encoding efflux RND transporter periplasmic adaptor subunit, producing MKKHVIKLFTLLIATTLFIACNGGGEEEKTTVGDEQTEDHAEEEGGHAEEEGDHAEEGGMGQVHLSELKFNSLGIEIDTLPTKPLSDAIAATGQLEVPPQYEATVTAVIGANITSIEVIEGDDVRKGQVLAYLSHPNLTRLQTDYMTAYNRMQFLEKEFERQQTLNEKGVGSGRQLQQARADYRVVQAEVKGLESQLRRLNLKISGIREGNIVENIPVVSPIQGSIEDVGIQVGQFVDPQTELFEVINTEHVHADLMVFAKDVYKVKEGQKVLLKMESMPGKTYTAKIYSVGKKFEQDPKAVHVHAEIQEDTKNLVPGMYINGRIITGAGTEVTALPEGAVVEEEGKSYIFIAEKEQENGETEWSFKPVEVKTGEKNEGWVEIKLLEPLPEGARVAWNNAYYLIAEMKKSQTSHGH